The Sorangiineae bacterium MSr11954 DNA segment CATCTACAAAACGCTGGGCGTGCTCGGGATCGGCCGCAAGGCCGTGAAGAAGGTGCCGACCTCGCCGGGGCGCGAGGCGGTCGACCTCGCGGCCCTGGAGGAGGCGCTCGCCGCCTTGAACGGCGAGCCGGCCATCGTCGCGGCCAGCGCAGGCACGGTCAACACCGTCGACTTCGACGATCTCGTCGCCATCGCCGCGCTGAGGGAGCGCTATCCTTTCTGGATGCACGTCGACGCGGCGTTCGGCGCCTTCGCCGCCCTGTCGCCCGCCCACGCGCACCTGACCCAGGGGCTCGACCTCGCGGACTCCATCTGCATCGATTTGCACAAGTGGCTCAACGTGCCCTACGACGCGGCGGTGCAATTCAGCCGGCGCCGCGATCTGCAGGTGCGGGTCTTCCAGAACAGCTCCGCCTATCTGGGGGTGCCCACGGACAATCCCGACTTCGTGCACCTGACCCCGGAGAACTCCCGCCGGCTGCGCGCCGTGGCCACGTGGTTCGCGCTGACGGCGTACGGTCGCGCGGGGCACGCGGAGATCGTCGAGCGCAACATTCGATCGGCGCAGCAGCTCGGCAACCGCGTCGCCGAGCAGCGCGGCCTCCGGCTCTTGGGACCGACGCGGCTCAACGTGGTCTGCTTCACCTTGGCGGACAACCCCACGGAGGAGCGCATCAACGCTTATATGAAGGCGAACCGCGATCGCGGCGACGTCTTCATCAC contains these protein-coding regions:
- a CDS encoding pyridoxal-dependent decarboxylase; translation: MYPKLASDLADIDALLERTRRLAVDGLSSLDRRPAALAPPKVTSTRLPEEGIGLEGALEAFATRWAPGFSGSAGPRYLGFVTGGATPASIAGDWLTSAYDQNPTAGIDSSAPDLERETVDYLRQLFGLTSAQQGVLVSGATMSNLVGLAIGREWLGERKGVRVSEQGVGALGQVTVLGGTTHSSIYKTLGVLGIGRKAVKKVPTSPGREAVDLAALEEALAALNGEPAIVAASAGTVNTVDFDDLVAIAALRERYPFWMHVDAAFGAFAALSPAHAHLTQGLDLADSICIDLHKWLNVPYDAAVQFSRRRDLQVRVFQNSSAYLGVPTDNPDFVHLTPENSRRLRAVATWFALTAYGRAGHAEIVERNIRSAQQLGNRVAEQRGLRLLGPTRLNVVCFTLADNPTEERINAYMKANRDRGDVFITTTVHEGTWGLRAAFCNWRTTEADVNRVFDSLVASLT